The Armatimonadota bacterium genome has a segment encoding these proteins:
- a CDS encoding LemA family protein: MGIAMMVVLGIAVLALLWVIVKYNQLVGLRNRIQNAWSQIDVQLKRRYDLIPNLVETVKGYAKHESEVFEKVTEARSAGMNASSPKEQGAAENQITGALKSLFAVAEAYPDLKANQNFMMLQEELSGTESKIAYARQFYNDQVMTYNTLIQSFPSNMIASSFGFSEHEYFPMDDAARENVKVDFS, translated from the coding sequence ATGGGAATTGCAATGATGGTGGTGCTCGGGATAGCTGTCCTGGCGCTATTATGGGTAATTGTCAAATATAACCAACTCGTAGGGCTGCGCAATCGCATTCAGAACGCATGGTCGCAGATAGATGTTCAGCTCAAACGCAGATACGATCTGATCCCGAACCTGGTCGAGACGGTGAAAGGCTACGCCAAGCACGAGAGCGAGGTCTTTGAGAAAGTGACCGAGGCGCGCAGTGCAGGTATGAACGCGAGCTCGCCTAAAGAGCAGGGTGCGGCTGAAAACCAGATCACCGGCGCGTTGAAGAGTCTGTTCGCTGTTGCCGAGGCGTATCCCGATCTCAAGGCGAACCAGAACTTTATGATGCTTCAGGAGGAACTCTCGGGCACTGAGAGCAAGATCGCTTATGCGAGGCAGTTTTATAACGATCAGGTAATGACATACAACACTCTCATACAGAGTTTCCCGTCCAATATGATCGCGTCGAGCTTCGGCTTCAGCGAGCACGAGTATTTCCCGATGGACGATGCAGCCAGAGAAAATGTAAAGGTGGATTTTTCGTAA